The nucleotide window GGATCCAGAATGGCGGAAGCCGCCCTGCCCGCCGCTGCCAGCCTGGCTGAAAAACTTGCTGCGCGCGTCACTCTGATGCATGTGATCGAACGGAATGCCCCCAGCGAAGTGCACGGCCAATCCCACCTGAAGAATGCCGATGCAGCGCACGTTTACCTGGAACAGGTTTCGCGCTGGTTTCCGGCAGCGATACAGGTCGATTTTCATGTGCACGAGGCGGAAGTGGACGATGTTGCCGGCAGCATTGTGGCGCATGCGGACGAACTGGAGCACGACCTGGTGGTCATGTGCTCCCATGGACGCGGCAGGGCACTGCATCTGTTTCTCGGCAGCATTGCCCAAAAGGTGATCGGCATGGGCACCCGCCCGGTTCTGATCACGCATCCCGACGAAAAGGGAGAGCCTCCAGGCTTCGATTGCCGTCATATTCTCGTTCCGCTGGACGGCGACCCCGGTCACGACCTGGCACTGCCGGTTTCACTGGATCTGGCGCGGGCCTGTACAGCCTCCCTGCACCTGGCCACGGTCATCCCCCATTTCACCAGCCTGCCGGGAGAGATGGCCACCACCAGCCGAATGCTGCCCGGAACGACCACCAGGATGCTCGAAATGGCCACCTTGGAGGCGGAGGAGTATCTTCAGAACCTGCTGCATTCCCTGCAGGACCAGGGCTTCGATGCCAGCGCGCATGTGCTGAGGGGAGATCCGGCCAGGCTGATTGTCGACGCCGCCACCCAGGCCCGGGTTGACCTCATCGTCCTTGCCACGCACGGTAAGACCGGAATGAAGGCTTTCTGGGCCGGCAGCGTGGCTCACAGGATCTGCGGGTTCAGCCGGATACCCTTGCTCCTGATTCCGATAGAATAAGAGCGGTACCCCCCTCTCTCACCTTTCGGGATCTCCGCTACCTTGCCTCGGCGCTCTATTTCTGTTATTTTCCCTCCCATGAATCGAAGGAAACAGCCATGAAGGTCACCATACTGGGCAGCGGAACATCGACCGGCGTGCCGATGGTCGGCTGCACATGCCGGGTCTGCTCTTCGGACGATCCCCGAGACAACCGTACGCGGGCTTCGCTCCTGATCAGACACGACAGCCGGACGATCCTGATCGACACGTCAACCGACTTTCGCCGGCAGGCCCTGCGGGAGCGGCTGGCATCCATCGATGCGGTATTGTTCACCCACTCCCATGCCGACCATGTCAATGGCATCGACGACCTGCGCGGCTTTCACTTCGCCCATCGCCGGATCGTCCCCTGTTTCGCATCGAGCACCGCCTCCGAAATCCTGCTGACGGCTTTTCCCTATATCTTCAACGAGATTGAGGGTTCCGGCTATACACCGATCATGCATCTGAACGAAATCAGGGGGCCCTTCGACCTTTTCGGCCTGAACGTCACCCCCATTCCACTGGTGCACGGTCTGACAACAACCATGGGCTACCGCATCGGATCATTCGCCTACTTGACCGACTGCAACGCCATTCCCGCCGCATCGCTGTCCCTGCTGCAGGGGCTCGATGTCCTGGTGATCGACGGGCTTCGCTGGAAGCCTCATCCGTTTCATTTTCACATCGAAGCCGCCATCGCTGCGGCGGAACAGCTGAATCCGCGCCGCACGATTCTTACCCACCTGTCCCATGACGTGCTGCATGCCGACAGTGGTAAATTACCGCAAGGAGTCGAATTCGCCTACGACGGCCTGAAATTCACCAGCATACCATGACCCATTTCCTCGATATCGTCATCGGCACATTCACCATGCGCCCCTATGTATTCGCCTTTTTCGCCGCCTTTCTGCTGATCTGCGTGCCCCACGTCGGCTGGCGGCGAACCCTCACCTTCACGGCTGCCGGCTACCTGATCGCCTTTGCCTCGGAATGGCTCTCGATCAATACCGGCTTCCCCTACGGCTGGTATTACTATATAGAAACCACCCGCCATCAGGAACTGTGGATCGCCGGAGTGCCGTTCTTCGACTCGCTCTCCTACGTTTTCCTGACCTACTGCAGCTATGCCACGGCCTTGTTCATCCTGTCGCCGCTCAAAACCCGGAGGTGGGATCTGGTGACCCTGGAAACCCGCGCCATCCGGCGCTCCCTGTCAGCCCTGATTCTGGGGGCCTGCCTGCAGACCTTCCTGGATATTGTCATCGATCCGGTAGCTCTGCAGGGACGACGCTGGTTTCTGGGGCAGATCTACGGCTACCGCGAGAACGGTCTGCACTTCGGGGTGCCGCTTTCCAACTACTGCGGCTGGCTGCTGACCAGCCTGCTGCTGGTGGGGGCCTTCCAACTGATCGACCGCCGCCGCCAGGCAAAGCCGGCCAGGGGCATCTTCACACTCCCGTTCCGCTCGCTGCTCGGGCCGGTGCTGTACCTGTCGGTGCTGCTCTTCAACTGGGGGGTAACGATCTGGATCGGCGAGTATTTCATGGCCATGACCGGCATCCTGATGTACAGCCTGCCGATTCTGATGGTGATCGTGCTGGCGCTGCGACGGGTCAACCGCTATACCCGTGAGGAGATGGGGGAACATGTTCGCGACTATCCCTGGTCGCCGATCAAATCGGACTGAGGCAGATCAGTCGATCGTGTAGAAGG belongs to Geobacter sp. SVR and includes:
- a CDS encoding universal stress protein — its product is MFRHFLIPLDGSRMAEAALPAAASLAEKLAARVTLMHVIERNAPSEVHGQSHLKNADAAHVYLEQVSRWFPAAIQVDFHVHEAEVDDVAGSIVAHADELEHDLVVMCSHGRGRALHLFLGSIAQKVIGMGTRPVLITHPDEKGEPPGFDCRHILVPLDGDPGHDLALPVSLDLARACTASLHLATVIPHFTSLPGEMATTSRMLPGTTTRMLEMATLEAEEYLQNLLHSLQDQGFDASAHVLRGDPARLIVDAATQARVDLIVLATHGKTGMKAFWAGSVAHRICGFSRIPLLLIPIE
- a CDS encoding GPMC system MBL fold metallohydrolase: MKVTILGSGTSTGVPMVGCTCRVCSSDDPRDNRTRASLLIRHDSRTILIDTSTDFRRQALRERLASIDAVLFTHSHADHVNGIDDLRGFHFAHRRIVPCFASSTASEILLTAFPYIFNEIEGSGYTPIMHLNEIRGPFDLFGLNVTPIPLVHGLTTTMGYRIGSFAYLTDCNAIPAASLSLLQGLDVLVIDGLRWKPHPFHFHIEAAIAAAEQLNPRRTILTHLSHDVLHADSGKLPQGVEFAYDGLKFTSIP
- a CDS encoding carotenoid biosynthesis protein; protein product: MTHFLDIVIGTFTMRPYVFAFFAAFLLICVPHVGWRRTLTFTAAGYLIAFASEWLSINTGFPYGWYYYIETTRHQELWIAGVPFFDSLSYVFLTYCSYATALFILSPLKTRRWDLVTLETRAIRRSLSALILGACLQTFLDIVIDPVALQGRRWFLGQIYGYRENGLHFGVPLSNYCGWLLTSLLLVGAFQLIDRRRQAKPARGIFTLPFRSLLGPVLYLSVLLFNWGVTIWIGEYFMAMTGILMYSLPILMVIVLALRRVNRYTREEMGEHVRDYPWSPIKSD